Proteins from a single region of Polynucleobacter sp. KF022:
- the alr gene encoding alanine racemase, whose translation MNRPILASIHTAAFQHNLNRVRELAPESKIWSVIKARAYGHCFDAALKGLASTDGFALLDIQDAAWLRDHGWKGRILLLEGFFHENELTLAEELACDLVVHCEDQVGWLERFKGKNHKPFNVFLKMNSGMNRLGLKPHAYRIAFHRLHAAGYHMHHMTHFANADQVDRLPTVGSQQELFNQTIEGLDAPTSLANSAAIMWHRNALGDWVRPGIMLYGASPTGLHADIEHANLQPVMQLHSEIIDTQDLQKGDRIGYGGRYQASESMRIGIVACGYADGYPRHAKDGTPVWVADGDTGAICPLVGRVSMDMLAVDLRNAPNAKVGATVQLWGDKVAVDDVAQMSDTIGYELLCAVAPRVPVAIK comes from the coding sequence ATTAATAGACCAATTTTGGCATCTATTCATACAGCCGCCTTTCAACATAATTTAAACCGAGTTCGGGAATTGGCGCCGGAGTCCAAAATATGGTCTGTCATTAAGGCTAGAGCCTATGGCCATTGTTTTGATGCGGCCCTCAAAGGTTTGGCATCTACCGACGGATTTGCCTTGTTAGATATCCAAGATGCGGCATGGTTACGTGATCATGGCTGGAAGGGTCGAATCCTGCTTTTAGAGGGCTTTTTTCATGAAAATGAGCTAACTCTTGCTGAAGAGTTGGCGTGCGATTTGGTAGTTCACTGTGAAGATCAGGTAGGTTGGCTTGAGCGATTTAAAGGCAAAAACCATAAACCATTCAATGTCTTTCTGAAGATGAATTCCGGCATGAATCGACTGGGTTTAAAGCCACATGCGTATCGGATTGCTTTTCATCGTTTGCACGCTGCTGGCTATCACATGCATCACATGACCCATTTTGCCAATGCGGATCAAGTAGATCGATTACCTACGGTAGGCTCTCAACAAGAGCTATTTAATCAAACCATTGAGGGCTTAGATGCTCCGACCTCATTAGCAAATTCAGCCGCTATAATGTGGCATCGCAATGCATTGGGAGATTGGGTACGACCCGGCATCATGCTTTATGGCGCATCACCAACAGGCCTTCATGCTGATATCGAGCACGCCAATCTTCAACCGGTAATGCAACTGCATAGTGAAATTATTGATACACAGGATTTACAAAAAGGTGATCGTATTGGCTACGGTGGTCGATATCAAGCATCGGAATCGATGCGCATTGGTATTGTTGCTTGTGGTTATGCGGATGGATATCCGCGTCACGCTAAAGATGGCACCCCAGTTTGGGTTGCTGATGGTGATACAGGTGCCATATGTCCTTTGGTAGGAAGAGTCTCTATGGATATGTTGGCGGTGGATTTACGTAATGCTCCCAATGCAAAGGTAGGAGCTACTGTTCAACTCTGGGGCGATAAGGTCGCAGTAGATGATGTGGCGCAGATGAGCGACACGATAGGTTATGAATTGCTTTGCGCAGTAGCACCTAGAGTGCCAGTAGCGATCAAATAA
- a CDS encoding outer membrane protein assembly factor BamD, whose protein sequence is MSDVISDASLRLAGNSSAQNKTRNLNSLPIALLLALLFALTLLSGCAGSDGSKDDTDIWSEAKLYSEATEKLNDADFAKCGKYFEKLEARFPFGPYSQQAQINAAYCYWKAQEQTQALIAIDRFIKLHQGSPNLDYAYYLKGLITFNDDLGWLGKFTGQDLSERDPKAAREAFESFKVVVERFPNSKYAPDALDRMRYIVNSLAEADVIVARYYYQRGAYLASANRAQLVIRDYDRAPAVEEALYLLTKSYEKLGMTQLSNDSARVFKLNFPDSDMLETGQRVKKQRQWWQFWNK, encoded by the coding sequence ATGTCCGACGTAATATCAGACGCCAGTTTAAGGCTTGCCGGGAATTCTTCCGCACAAAATAAGACTCGCAATTTAAATAGCCTGCCTATTGCACTACTGTTAGCACTGCTTTTTGCCCTGACGCTATTAAGTGGGTGTGCAGGCAGCGATGGCAGCAAAGATGACACTGATATCTGGTCAGAAGCCAAACTCTATTCAGAAGCAACAGAAAAACTCAATGATGCCGACTTTGCTAAGTGCGGCAAGTACTTCGAGAAACTGGAAGCTCGCTTTCCTTTTGGTCCGTATTCTCAGCAAGCTCAAATTAATGCTGCTTATTGTTATTGGAAGGCTCAAGAGCAAACTCAAGCACTTATTGCAATCGACCGTTTTATTAAGTTACACCAAGGCAGCCCAAACCTGGACTACGCTTACTACCTAAAAGGTCTCATTACTTTTAACGATGATTTAGGTTGGCTCGGTAAATTCACAGGTCAAGATCTAAGTGAGCGCGATCCTAAAGCAGCAAGGGAAGCCTTTGAATCTTTTAAGGTAGTTGTTGAGCGTTTCCCCAACAGTAAATATGCGCCTGACGCCTTAGATCGTATGCGCTATATCGTGAACTCATTAGCAGAAGCGGATGTCATCGTAGCGCGCTATTACTATCAGCGTGGCGCCTATTTGGCTTCGGCAAATCGTGCTCAGCTAGTTATTCGCGATTACGACCGCGCACCTGCGGTTGAAGAGGCTTTATACCTTCTGACCAAGTCTTATGAAAAGCTTGGCATGACACAATTAAGCAACGATTCTGCCCGTGTTTTTAAGTTGAACTTTCCAGATAGCGACATGCTAGAAACTGGTCAACGCGTTAAAAAACAACGTCAATGGTGGCAGTTCTGGAATAAATAA